Proteins co-encoded in one Brassica oleracea var. oleracea cultivar TO1000 chromosome C4, BOL, whole genome shotgun sequence genomic window:
- the LOC106342475 gene encoding citrate synthase 3, peroxisomal, producing MEEISERVRARLAVLSAHLSSANSLESGSPAIERWTTSADINPPPLGSLKGALTVVDERTGKKYQVPVSDDGTVKAVDLKKISMGKEDKGIKLYDPGYLNTAPVRSSISYIDGDEGILRYRGYPIEEMAENSTFLEVAYLLMYGNLPSESQLSDWEFAVSQHSAVPQGVLDIIQSMPHDAHPMGVLVSAMSALSIFHPDANPALRGQDIYDSKQVRDKQIIRIIGKAPTIAAAAYLRMAGRPPVLPSGSLSYAENFLYMLDSMGNRSYKPNPRLARVLDILFILHAEHEMNCSTAAARHLASSGVDVYTAVAGAVGALYGPLHGGANEAVLKMLSEIGSVDNIPEFIEGVKNRKRKMSGFGHRVYKNYDPRAKVIKKLADEVFSIVGRDPLIEVAVALEKAALSDDYFVKRKLYPNVDFYSGLIYRAMGFPPEFFTVLFAIPRMAGYLSHWKESLDDPDTKIMRPQQVYTGVWLRHYTPVRERDEPKESDKLSQVSTSNASRRRLAGSSA from the exons ATGGAGGAGATATCAGAGAGAGTTAGAGCTCGGTTAGCCGTTCTCTCAGCGCATCTGTCATCAGCTAATTCCTTGGAATCAGGATCTCCAGCCATCGAGCGGTGGACCACGTCGGCGGATATCAATCCTCCACCGCTTGGATCCTTGAAGGGAGCCTTGACGGTCGTCGACGAGCGCACAGGGAAGAAGTATCAGGTTCCAGTCTCAGATGATGGTACCGTTAAAGCCGTTGATCTCAAGAAG ATTTCGATGGGGAAGGAGGACAAAGGGATTAAACTGTACGATCCTGGTTACTTGAACACGGCTCCTGTTCGGTCCTCGATCTCTTACATCGACGGAGATGAAGGGATCCTACGTTATCGTGGGTATCCAATAGAGGAAATGGCTGAGAACAGTACTTTTCTTGAGGTTGCATATCTTCTGA TGTATGGGAATCTACCCTCTGAAAGTCAGCTATCTGATTGGGAGTTTGCTGTTTCTCAGCATTCAGCTGTGCCACAAGGAGTTCTA GATATAATACAGTCCATGCCTCATGATGCACACCCCATGGGAGTTCTTGTGAGTGCAATGAGTGCTCTTTCCATCTTCCACCCTGATGCTAATCCTGCTCTCAGG GGACAGGATATTTACGACTCAAAGCAAGTTAGAGATAAACAAATTATTCGCATTATTGGAAAGGCACCAACTATTGCAGCAGCTGCTTACTTGAGGATGGCAGGGAGGCCTCCCGTTCTCCCTTCAGGAAGCCTTTCTTATGCTGAGAACTTCCTCTATATGCTCGATTCCAT GGGAAACCGATCCTACAAACCTAACCCTCGGCTTGCTCGGGTGCTGGACATCCTCTTCATACTGCACGCGGAGCATGAAATGAACTGCTCCACCGCTGCTGCTAGGCATCTTGCCTCTAG TGGTGTTGATGTGTACACTGCTGTTGCTGGAGCTGTGGGTGCGCTTTACGGTCCACTTCATGGTGGTGCAAACGAG GCTGTGCTTAAGATGTTGTCAGAGATTGGGAGTGTTGATAACATTCCAGAGTTCATTGAGGGTGTGAAAAACAG GAAGAGGAAGATGTCTGGTTTTGGGCACCGTGTGTACAAAAACTATGACCCAAGAGCTAAAGTCATCAAAAAGCTAGCGGATGAAGTGTTCTCCATAGTTGGAAGAGATCCTCTAATTGAAGTAGCCGTTGCTCTGGAGAAGGCAGCTCTTTCTGATGATTACTTTGTTAAGAGGAAGCTTTATCCAAATGTTGATTTCTACTCTGGTTTAATCTACAG GGCAATGGGGTTTCCACCAGAGTTCTTCACTGTCTTGTTTGCTATTCCTCGCATGGCTGGATACTTGTCTCATTGGAAAGAGTCGTTGGATGATCCTGACACCAAGATCATGAGGCCACAACAG GTGTACACGGGAGTGTGGCTTAGGCATTACACACCAGTTAGAGAGAGGGATGAGCCAAAGGAGTCAGACAAGTTGAGTCAAGTCTCGACTTCTAATGCATCAAGAAGACGTTTGGCTGGATCTTCAGCTTAG